DNA from Gottschalkia purinilytica:
TGATTGGACTCATTTCTAGGAATCTTGAGATCGAACTCTTTTTCATAATATCTAAGTACATGAGTAGGGTATCCAGTTACTTCGGATATTTCAGAGATAGAATATTCTTTTTCTGCATCGAACATATTTAAAATCCCCCTTTTGAAACCTGTATATATTTTCTATTCTTCATATAAAATAGATATCCTTCATAAAAATTCCTATTTAAGTCATCACATTTCGATATATTATTCAATATAAAAAGAATAATATATTTTTTTAGTTTTTAATAAATAAATTTGTCGTTATATGATTCAATACAGGGATATAATAAAGAGATTACTAAATTATCTTCAGATAATTTAGTAATCTCTTATAAATTTACTGTTTATATTTCTATATTCTTTTCTAATAACTTAGTCAAAAGCTCTATACAACTAACTACATCTTTTTTATATATTGTTTCATTTGGACTATGTGCATATCTAGTAGGTACTGAAATTACTCCTGAAGGAACACCACCTCTAGTTAGATGAATAGCACCAGAATCCGTAGAGCCATATTCAAATATTTCTAACTGATAAGGGATATTGTGCTTTTTAGCCGTATTAATCATAAGTTTTTTAACTTTAGGATGAACTACTATTCCTTTATCTTTGACTTTTATTGATGCACCTTTACCTAGCTCTATTGCAAACTTTTTCGCTCCTGGAGTGTCACCACTTCCTGTTATATCTACTGCAATGCCCAAATCAGGATTTATAGAATATGCCGATGTTTTAGCTCCCCTTAAACCAAGTTCTTCTTGAACAGTAAAAACAAAATATAAATCATTTTCTATATTTTTTAGATTTTTAATAGTTTCTATGGAGATATAACATCCTATTCTATCATCTAATGCACCTGATATTATTCTATTATCATCTTCTAAATATGTATTATAGTAAACACAAGAATCTCCGATATTAATTACTTTTTCAGCTTCTTCTTTACTAGATACTCCTATATCTATGTACATATTTTCAAGTTTTAACTTAGTTATATCACTAGTTTCTTCATAATCTATAACACCTATAGTACCATCTTTAAATATCACTTTTTGTCCTAACGAAATGTGAGGATCTATACCTCCTATATTAGTGAAACGCAAAAATCCTTCTTTTTCAATGTTAGTTATCATAAGGCCTATTTGATCCATATGTGAAGCAATCATAATTTTCTTTCCGTTACCTTTTTTTCTTGCTATTAAATTTCCTAAATTATCTATATTTATTTCATCAACATAATCTTTAATTTCATTTTTTATAAAGCTGCATATATTTTCTTCATCTCCAGAAGGAGAATATATATCTACTAATTTTTTTAAAAGTTCACTATTTATTTTCATTTGACAATCCTCCTAATTCATTTACTACAAATCCTATTAACTTCTTAGTATTACTATAATCTGTTTTACTTATAATATTGGAAGGAGATTTCATATATTTGCATGGTACAGATATTTTTATAGTTCTTACTCCATCTCTAGATAATTGCAATTTATCAGCATCTGATTTATTAGCGTCAAATCCTAGAAGTTGATAAGAAATATTTTTTTCTTTAGCAACTTTGGATACTAAAGATATTAAGTTTCTATCAAAATAGTTTCTATTTTCCATAAAAGAAATTATAGGTCCGTTATTTATATATTCAGTATTAGTATTAGTTCCATCT
Protein-coding regions in this window:
- a CDS encoding M42 family metallopeptidase; the encoded protein is MKINSELLKKLVDIYSPSGDEENICSFIKNEIKDYVDEINIDNLGNLIARKKGNGKKIMIASHMDQIGLMITNIEKEGFLRFTNIGGIDPHISLGQKVIFKDGTIGVIDYEETSDITKLKLENMYIDIGVSSKEEAEKVINIGDSCVYYNTYLEDDNRIISGALDDRIGCYISIETIKNLKNIENDLYFVFTVQEELGLRGAKTSAYSINPDLGIAVDITGSGDTPGAKKFAIELGKGASIKVKDKGIVVHPKVKKLMINTAKKHNIPYQLEIFEYGSTDSGAIHLTRGGVPSGVISVPTRYAHSPNETIYKKDVVSCIELLTKLLEKNIEI